One part of the Brevundimonas subvibrioides ATCC 15264 genome encodes these proteins:
- a CDS encoding DUF4908 domain-containing protein — protein MRSNAQAEQSRTLGIRPSVAGLPPSGRYVSESGESFIFDGSGSRPLFRFERRAETWVLRTSPAPRGDVIYRNDAGAQILRVTPGGGVTLYTTRAPNGSPAAVAGPAAPLSLPQITPTQLITFSIQQSGRMSAALGHLVAVNIELDRPGSEPVVAETISVVTEAVLRMSRSATVRNQVAQVRRIQIEESNRASVSFSNGVLTILFVGNQGLAGRPSSARIIRAVSGG, from the coding sequence GTGCGTAGCAACGCACAGGCGGAACAGAGTCGAACCCTCGGCATCCGACCTTCGGTGGCCGGTCTGCCGCCATCGGGCCGATATGTGTCCGAGAGCGGTGAGTCCTTCATCTTCGACGGCTCGGGCTCGCGTCCCCTGTTCCGCTTCGAGCGCAGGGCTGAGACCTGGGTCCTGCGAACCTCGCCCGCTCCGCGCGGCGACGTCATCTATCGTAATGACGCGGGGGCCCAGATTCTGCGGGTAACGCCGGGAGGTGGGGTCACCCTCTACACTACCCGCGCGCCCAACGGTTCGCCTGCCGCGGTGGCCGGTCCAGCCGCCCCCCTCAGCCTGCCCCAGATCACGCCCACGCAGTTGATCACCTTCTCGATACAGCAGAGCGGCCGGATGAGCGCGGCCCTGGGCCATCTGGTTGCCGTCAACATCGAACTGGACCGCCCGGGATCGGAGCCCGTCGTCGCCGAGACCATCAGCGTGGTCACCGAGGCCGTGCTGCGCATGTCTCGCTCTGCGACCGTTCGGAACCAGGTGGCCCAGGTGCGCCGCATCCAGATCGAGGAAAGCAATCGTGCCTCCGTCTCTTTCTCCAACGGCGTCCTGACCATACTTTTCGTGGGTAATCAGGGCTTGGCCGGACGCCCGTCCTCGGCCCGGATCATCCGTGCGGTGTCCGGCGGCTGA
- the phbB gene encoding acetoacetyl-CoA reductase yields MARVALVTGGTRGIGKAIAQRLKEDGMAVACGYSGNAEAAEMTARELGVMVVKGNVGSYDDCARAVADVEAELGPIDVLINNAGITRDGFFHKMSADQWSDVIRVNMDSVFNMTRQVINGMRDRGFGRIVNISSINGQKGQIGQTNYSAAKAGMIGFTKALALENARKGVTVNCIAPGYIDTEMVGAMDQKVLDSIIAQIPVGRLGKGEEIADMVSWLSGERAGYVTGCTLSLNGGQYLVG; encoded by the coding sequence ATGGCTCGAGTGGCACTGGTCACGGGTGGAACCCGCGGCATCGGCAAGGCGATTGCGCAGCGTCTGAAGGAAGACGGCATGGCCGTCGCCTGCGGCTATTCCGGAAACGCCGAGGCGGCCGAGATGACGGCCCGCGAACTGGGCGTCATGGTCGTCAAGGGCAACGTCGGATCCTATGACGACTGCGCCCGCGCCGTCGCCGATGTGGAGGCCGAACTGGGCCCGATCGATGTGCTGATCAACAATGCCGGCATCACCCGCGACGGCTTCTTCCACAAGATGAGCGCCGACCAGTGGTCCGACGTGATCCGCGTCAACATGGACAGCGTGTTCAACATGACACGCCAGGTCATCAACGGCATGCGCGACCGGGGTTTCGGGCGCATCGTCAACATCAGTTCGATCAACGGCCAGAAGGGCCAGATCGGCCAGACCAACTATTCCGCCGCCAAGGCCGGGATGATCGGCTTCACCAAGGCCCTCGCCCTTGAAAATGCTCGCAAAGGCGTGACCGTCAACTGTATCGCGCCGGGCTATATCGACACCGAGATGGTCGGGGCGATGGACCAGAAGGTGCTGGATTCCATCATCGCCCAGATCCCTGTGGGCCGGCTGGGCAAGGGCGAGGAGATCGCCGACATGGTGTCCTGGCTGTCGGGCGAGCGTGCCGGATATGTCACAGGCTGCACCCTGTCGCTGAACGGCGGTCAATACCTCGTCGGCTGA
- a CDS encoding DUF952 domain-containing protein, which translates to MNDGVAFKIIDAAEWRRALAEGTYDGSEVDLADGFIHLSTAEQLPGTAEKHYAGRSDLMLLDVDLTALGDTVLWEPSRGGALFPHIHGPLPTRAVTRARACSVSPSGQFVFEGGAA; encoded by the coding sequence ATGAACGACGGGGTCGCTTTCAAGATCATCGACGCGGCCGAATGGCGACGGGCCTTGGCCGAAGGGACCTATGACGGGTCCGAAGTTGATCTGGCCGACGGCTTCATCCACCTGTCCACCGCTGAACAGCTGCCGGGCACGGCGGAGAAACACTATGCGGGCCGGTCGGACCTCATGCTGCTGGACGTCGACCTGACCGCCCTGGGCGACACGGTCCTGTGGGAGCCGTCGCGGGGCGGGGCCCTGTTCCCCCACATCCACGGGCCGCTTCCGACCCGGGCGGTGACGCGCGCCCGCGCCTGTTCCGTCTCGCCCTCCGGGCAGTTCGTCTTCGAGGGCGGCGCAGCGTGA
- a CDS encoding DUF72 domain-containing protein: protein MTHPIHIGVGGWTYEPWRGVFYPDDLVQKRELEYASRALTSIEINGTYYSTFKPDSWMKWRDETPDGFVFSVKASRYCTNRKILSDMGESMERFLGQGMTALGDKLGPINWQFMGTKKFDADDFEGFLKLLPKERDGLRLRHALEVRNPTFDTPAFHDLAAKYGVAIVYAEDDEEPTWPRIDQPTADFTYARLMSSREDEPTGMSPADLDAIADRTRAWAKRGEVFAYFIAGAKVRNPAAAQALITRLA from the coding sequence ATGACCCATCCCATCCACATCGGTGTCGGCGGCTGGACCTATGAGCCGTGGCGCGGCGTCTTCTATCCGGACGATCTGGTCCAGAAACGCGAGCTGGAATATGCGTCGCGCGCCCTGACCTCGATCGAGATCAACGGCACCTACTATTCGACCTTCAAGCCCGACAGCTGGATGAAGTGGCGCGACGAGACGCCGGACGGGTTCGTCTTCTCGGTCAAGGCCAGCCGCTACTGCACCAATCGCAAGATCCTGTCCGACATGGGCGAGTCGATGGAGCGGTTCCTGGGCCAGGGGATGACGGCGCTGGGCGACAAGCTGGGGCCGATCAACTGGCAGTTCATGGGCACCAAGAAGTTCGACGCCGACGACTTCGAGGGCTTCCTGAAGCTGCTGCCGAAGGAGCGCGACGGACTGCGGCTGCGCCACGCCCTCGAGGTGCGAAATCCGACCTTCGACACGCCGGCCTTCCATGATCTGGCCGCGAAATACGGCGTCGCCATCGTCTATGCCGAGGACGACGAGGAGCCCACCTGGCCCCGCATCGATCAGCCGACCGCCGACTTTACTTACGCCCGCCTGATGTCCAGCCGCGAGGATGAGCCGACCGGCATGTCCCCGGCCGATCTCGACGCCATCGCCGACCGGACCCGGGCCTGGGCGAAACGCGGCGAGGTGTTCGCCTATTTCATCGCGGGGGCCAAGGTCAGGAACCCGGCGGCGGCCCAGGCCCTGATCACCAGGCTCGCCTGA
- a CDS encoding glutamate--cysteine ligase: MTDPITFDDLVGVMTKGIKPRSEWRVGAEHEKFGFDKSTLRRPTYDGPNGILAMLTGLQRFGWSPVEEAGHVIALERRNADGYAASISLEPGGQFELSGAPLKDIHEICAETGQHLMEVKMVADELNLGFLGAGFDPMWRREDVPVMPKGRYDIMRAYMPKKGNLGLDMMLRTCTIQANLDFDSEADMVAKFRTSLALQPIGTALFACSPFTEGRPNGFLSARANVWTDTDPDRTGMLNFVFQDGFGFETYANYALDVPMYFAKRGDRYIDASGQSFRDFMDGKLPALPGERPTLKDWGDHLTTLFPEVRLKQYLEMRGSDGGPWSRICGLPALWTGIFYDAPSLAAAWDLCKDWDIEDHERLRRDVTRLGLRAEVAGRSVRDIAVDMVAIARQGLKNRARFSGGMVDERGYLSELEDIADTGVTPAERLLDLYHGEWQGDVSRMYRDFAY, translated from the coding sequence ATGACCGATCCGATCACCTTCGACGACCTGGTCGGCGTGATGACCAAGGGCATCAAGCCCAGGTCCGAATGGCGCGTGGGGGCCGAGCACGAGAAGTTCGGCTTCGACAAGTCGACCCTGCGCCGTCCGACCTACGACGGCCCGAACGGCATCCTCGCCATGCTGACCGGGCTGCAGCGGTTCGGATGGTCCCCCGTCGAGGAGGCCGGCCACGTCATCGCCCTGGAGCGCAGGAACGCCGACGGCTACGCCGCTTCCATCAGCCTGGAGCCAGGCGGCCAGTTCGAACTCTCGGGCGCGCCCTTGAAGGACATCCACGAGATCTGCGCCGAGACCGGCCAGCATCTGATGGAGGTGAAGATGGTCGCCGACGAGCTGAACCTCGGCTTCCTCGGGGCCGGCTTCGACCCGATGTGGCGACGCGAGGACGTACCCGTCATGCCCAAGGGCCGCTATGACATCATGCGCGCCTATATGCCGAAGAAGGGCAACCTCGGCCTCGACATGATGCTGCGCACCTGCACCATCCAGGCCAACCTCGATTTCGACTCAGAAGCCGACATGGTGGCCAAGTTTCGCACCAGTCTGGCGCTCCAGCCCATCGGCACCGCCCTGTTCGCCTGCAGCCCGTTCACGGAAGGCCGCCCGAACGGCTTCCTGTCCGCCCGGGCCAACGTCTGGACCGACACCGATCCCGACCGCACCGGCATGCTGAACTTCGTCTTCCAGGACGGTTTCGGCTTCGAGACCTATGCCAACTATGCGCTCGACGTGCCGATGTATTTCGCCAAGCGCGGCGACCGCTACATCGACGCCTCGGGCCAGTCGTTCCGCGACTTCATGGACGGCAAGCTGCCCGCCCTGCCCGGCGAGCGGCCGACGCTGAAGGACTGGGGCGATCACCTGACCACCCTGTTCCCGGAAGTCCGGCTGAAACAGTATCTCGAGATGCGCGGCTCGGACGGCGGCCCGTGGAGCCGGATCTGCGGCCTGCCCGCCCTGTGGACCGGCATCTTCTACGACGCGCCGTCGCTCGCCGCCGCCTGGGACCTGTGCAAGGACTGGGACATCGAGGACCACGAACGCCTGCGCCGCGACGTGACTCGTCTGGGTCTCCGCGCCGAGGTCGCCGGCCGGTCGGTGCGCGACATCGCCGTCGACATGGTCGCCATCGCGCGCCAGGGTCTCAAGAACCGCGCCCGCTTCAGCGGCGGCATGGTCGACGAGCGGGGCTATCTGTCGGAGCTGGAAGACATCGCCGACACGGGCGTGACGCCGGCCGAACGTCTTCTCGACCTCTACCACGGCGAATGGCAGGGCGACGTCAGCCGGATGTACCGGGACTTCGCCTATTGA
- a CDS encoding class I SAM-dependent methyltransferase, with amino-acid sequence MRRAIEDLRTFYGEPTGALVRRLLAKRLDDAWGEAIGCDVLGIGYATPWLDAFVGARRVIAAMPSGQGVELWPAAGRNRTLLVDDRRLPFAAGSFDRVLLVHALEEADDPALLLSEAVRALAPTGRIILAAAARGGLWARAEATPFGHGRPFTRGQLERLVRAAGLEPTAWSQTLYVPPWPPLLGLADGFEQVGRRIAPGFAGVILLEATRQAYARIRPTGVAQRVRAEARGLQPQSATRVPTATGLDTDREPL; translated from the coding sequence ATGCGCCGCGCCATCGAAGACCTGCGAACCTTCTACGGCGAACCCACGGGCGCGCTGGTCCGCCGCCTGCTGGCCAAGCGCCTGGACGACGCCTGGGGCGAGGCGATCGGCTGCGACGTCCTGGGCATCGGCTATGCCACACCCTGGCTGGATGCCTTCGTGGGTGCCCGCCGGGTCATCGCCGCCATGCCGTCCGGACAGGGGGTCGAGCTGTGGCCCGCCGCCGGTCGCAACCGCACCCTGCTGGTCGACGACCGGCGTCTGCCGTTCGCAGCCGGGTCGTTCGACCGTGTTCTGCTGGTCCATGCGCTGGAGGAGGCCGACGACCCCGCGCTGCTGCTGAGCGAGGCCGTCCGCGCGCTGGCCCCGACGGGACGCATCATCCTGGCCGCCGCCGCCCGGGGCGGACTGTGGGCGCGCGCGGAGGCGACCCCCTTCGGTCACGGGCGACCCTTCACGCGGGGGCAGCTGGAGCGGCTGGTGCGCGCCGCAGGCCTCGAGCCCACGGCCTGGTCCCAGACCCTGTACGTCCCGCCGTGGCCGCCGCTTCTCGGGCTGGCTGATGGCTTCGAACAGGTGGGCCGCCGCATCGCGCCGGGCTTCGCGGGCGTCATCCTGCTGGAGGCGACGCGTCAGGCCTATGCCCGCATCCGCCCGACCGGCGTGGCCCAGCGCGTCCGGGCCGAGGCGCGCGGATTGCAACCCCAGTCCGCGACGCGCGTCCCGACCGCAACCGGACTGGATACGGACCGCGAACCGCTTTAA
- a CDS encoding OmpA family protein produces the protein MRRTGLAALAALAVAALAVAACDGGAGGGRGMEGAPLDLQVVHPNGVVFQVASIQAKPDETVVNLTVLNGRTREIELLSGNEDRNFLIADSGEKLLLAPPAGNTRLSVPAGQTVDVRLVFSGELPRTERATVVLNESGSGDNRSTSNPRFQAMLPLDGAFGGGTALGASQMSGMRPVAVSTLRTSAGTGSLAGGAGVATSSLATVQALKSDLGAIETDRGTVVALSGDVTFDFDQATIRPDARPTLDRLAELIQATGGTGRIAIEGHTDSEGTDAYNHDLSERRAEAVKAYLVPRGTSGDRLEAMGIGEARPAVANDDDAGRRRNRRVEVILPGSISANPVRPRPSGGTSTLTPVP, from the coding sequence ATGAGGCGCACGGGTCTCGCGGCCCTGGCCGCCCTTGCCGTGGCCGCCCTTGCCGTGGCCGCCTGCGACGGTGGAGCCGGAGGCGGACGCGGTATGGAAGGGGCTCCGCTCGATCTCCAGGTGGTCCATCCGAACGGGGTCGTGTTCCAGGTCGCCTCCATCCAGGCCAAGCCCGATGAAACCGTGGTCAACCTCACCGTCCTGAACGGCCGAACGCGGGAAATCGAACTTCTGTCGGGCAATGAGGACCGCAACTTCCTGATCGCCGACAGCGGCGAGAAGCTGTTGCTGGCTCCCCCCGCCGGCAACACCCGCCTTTCCGTCCCGGCCGGGCAGACCGTCGATGTGCGCCTGGTCTTCAGCGGCGAACTGCCCCGAACGGAGCGCGCGACCGTCGTGCTCAACGAGAGCGGGTCCGGCGACAACCGATCCACCAGCAACCCCCGCTTCCAGGCGATGCTGCCGCTGGACGGTGCATTCGGGGGTGGCACGGCCCTGGGGGCCAGCCAGATGTCCGGGATGCGTCCCGTCGCCGTCTCCACTCTGCGCACTTCGGCCGGCACAGGCTCGCTGGCGGGCGGAGCCGGCGTGGCCACCAGCAGCCTCGCGACCGTGCAGGCTCTGAAGTCCGATCTGGGTGCCATCGAGACAGACCGGGGCACGGTCGTCGCCCTGTCCGGCGACGTCACCTTCGATTTCGATCAGGCCACCATCCGTCCGGACGCTCGACCGACGCTCGATCGCCTGGCGGAGCTCATTCAGGCGACCGGCGGTACCGGCCGCATCGCCATCGAAGGCCACACCGATTCCGAAGGCACGGACGCCTACAATCACGACCTTTCCGAGCGTCGGGCCGAGGCCGTGAAGGCTTATCTGGTCCCACGCGGCACGAGCGGCGACCGTCTCGAGGCCATGGGCATTGGCGAGGCCCGCCCGGCGGTCGCCAACGACGATGACGCCGGCCGCCGTCGCAATCGCCGCGTGGAGGTGATACTGCCCGGCTCGATTTCGGCCAATCCCGTGCGCCCGCGCCCGTCGGGCGGCACCTCAACCCTGACGCCCGTCCCATGA
- a CDS encoding ion channel, whose protein sequence is MFAELAIATVMVLITVVLHGGGLLILGRLMEWRERSTGQSRVSPLSFEGALVAVLSALGLLVLHGLEIWLYAFLYRGIGAVEPMRDAVYFSTIAYASIGFSDAAMAPEWKLLGALEGINGALLLGWSVAFFVTLMTRFLPARHHGH, encoded by the coding sequence GTGTTCGCCGAACTCGCCATCGCCACCGTCATGGTGCTGATCACCGTCGTCCTTCACGGCGGCGGGCTTCTGATCCTCGGGCGGCTGATGGAATGGCGCGAGCGGTCGACCGGCCAGTCGCGGGTCAGTCCGCTCTCGTTCGAAGGGGCCCTTGTCGCCGTCCTCTCCGCCCTCGGCCTTCTGGTTCTGCATGGCCTCGAGATCTGGCTCTACGCCTTCCTCTATCGCGGGATCGGCGCGGTCGAGCCCATGCGGGACGCCGTCTATTTCTCGACCATCGCCTACGCCTCGATCGGCTTCTCGGACGCCGCCATGGCCCCGGAGTGGAAGCTGCTGGGCGCGCTGGAGGGCATCAACGGAGCCCTGCTGCTGGGGTGGTCGGTGGCCTTTTTCGTGACCTTGATGACCCGGTTCCTGCCGGCGCGGCACCACGGCCACTGA
- a CDS encoding 16S rRNA (uracil(1498)-N(3))-methyltransferase, translating into MIRLHVTQPLAPGAAVAPTLDQSRYLTQVMRLKLGDDLLVFNGRDGEWRATLVEILKKGVILRAEDQVRPQAYGPDLELIVAVVKKSRVETIVEKAAELGAARVRLTITQRTNVDHVRLDRLDAIAIEAAEQTGRLDVPTVDDPQKLGALLDGWDPSRRLMFCDETGGAPVASAVTESGPWAILIGPEGGFSPEERDRLRALPFTTAVSLGPRILRADTAAIAAMTLWQAAVGDWER; encoded by the coding sequence ATGATCCGCCTTCACGTCACCCAGCCTCTCGCCCCCGGGGCCGCCGTCGCTCCGACGCTGGACCAGTCGCGATACCTGACCCAGGTCATGCGCCTGAAGCTCGGGGACGACCTGCTGGTGTTCAACGGTCGCGACGGCGAGTGGCGCGCCACCCTCGTCGAAATTCTCAAGAAGGGCGTCATCCTCCGGGCCGAGGACCAGGTCCGCCCCCAGGCCTATGGCCCGGACCTCGAGCTGATCGTCGCCGTGGTGAAGAAGTCCCGCGTTGAGACCATCGTCGAGAAGGCGGCCGAACTGGGCGCGGCCCGGGTCCGCCTGACCATCACCCAGCGCACCAATGTCGACCATGTCCGCCTCGACCGCCTCGACGCCATCGCCATCGAGGCCGCCGAACAGACCGGCCGCCTCGACGTGCCGACCGTCGACGATCCGCAGAAGCTGGGTGCGCTCCTGGACGGCTGGGACCCGTCGCGCCGGCTGATGTTCTGCGACGAGACCGGCGGCGCGCCCGTCGCCTCGGCCGTCACCGAATCCGGTCCCTGGGCCATCCTGATCGGGCCGGAGGGCGGGTTCTCGCCCGAGGAACGCGATCGCCTCCGCGCCCTGCCCTTCACCACGGCCGTATCCCTGGGCCCCCGCATCCTGCGCGCCGACACCGCCGCCATCGCCGCCATGACCCTGTGGCAGGCCGCGGTCGGCGACTGGGAGCGATAG
- the gloB gene encoding hydroxyacylglutathione hydrolase produces MPLTVHLFPARTDNYAFLARDEATGTVAAIDTPDAQVILDGIAALGWGRLDRIINTHWHPDHTEGNARLQAETGCDIWGPEEVRKVAPLDRVVEEGDLVTIGQTRLHVTATPGHSLGHVVFRSVEDGIAFTGDTLFPLGCGRLFEGTPEQMWDSLSRLLAWPDQTVLYGAHEYTAANARFTLSVDDRAEVAAHADTIFAARERGEPTVPTTMAVERAFNPFLTAGDAVEFARRRAAKDSFQG; encoded by the coding sequence ATGCCCCTGACCGTTCACCTGTTTCCGGCGCGCACGGACAACTATGCCTTTCTGGCGCGGGACGAGGCGACGGGCACGGTCGCGGCGATCGACACGCCGGACGCCCAGGTGATCCTGGACGGTATCGCCGCGCTGGGGTGGGGCCGGCTGGACCGGATCATCAACACCCACTGGCACCCCGATCACACCGAGGGCAATGCGAGGCTGCAGGCCGAGACCGGCTGCGACATCTGGGGGCCGGAAGAGGTGCGCAAGGTCGCGCCGCTGGACCGCGTGGTGGAGGAGGGGGACCTGGTGACGATCGGCCAGACCCGGCTGCATGTCACGGCCACGCCCGGTCATTCGCTGGGCCATGTCGTGTTCCGGTCGGTCGAGGACGGCATCGCCTTCACCGGCGACACCCTGTTTCCGCTGGGCTGCGGGCGGCTGTTCGAGGGCACGCCCGAACAGATGTGGGACAGCCTGTCCCGCCTGCTGGCCTGGCCGGACCAGACGGTGCTCTACGGTGCCCACGAGTATACGGCCGCCAACGCCCGGTTCACCCTCAGCGTCGATGACCGGGCCGAAGTGGCAGCCCATGCGGACACGATCTTCGCGGCGCGGGAGCGCGGCGAGCCGACCGTGCCGACGACCATGGCGGTGGAGCGGGCCTTCAACCCCTTCCTGACGGCGGGGGATGCGGTCGAGTTCGCCCGGCGGCGCGCGGCCAAGGACAGCTTTCAGGGCTGA
- a CDS encoding quinone-dependent dihydroorotate dehydrogenase, which yields MIPDLGTVALRLLDPETAHGLAIAALKHAPLPRAELDDPILATRIAGLDLPNPVGLAAGLDKNAEALHGLSRLGFGFVECGSVTPLPQPGNPKPRLFRLTEDRAIINRMGFNNAGLETFAGHLRARPSATVVGANLGANKDSEDRAADYVTGLRRLTGLADYFTVNISSPNTPGLRALQGRDALDDLLGRVAEARTTAAPVFLKIAPDLTAAEIAMIVEAALAHRVDALIVSNTTLDRPDGLRSSDRTEAGGLSGDPLKARALTALRDAAAVAAGRIPLIGVGGIASGQDAWDRIRAGASAIQIYSALIYEGPSLVGRIKRDLVARLRAEGFSSVSDAVGASR from the coding sequence GTGATCCCCGACCTCGGCACGGTCGCGCTGCGGCTGCTGGACCCCGAGACGGCGCACGGCCTCGCCATCGCCGCCCTGAAGCATGCGCCCCTACCTCGGGCGGAGCTCGATGATCCGATCCTGGCCACGCGGATCGCGGGGCTGGACCTGCCCAATCCGGTCGGGCTGGCCGCGGGTCTGGACAAGAATGCGGAAGCGCTGCACGGCCTTTCGCGCCTCGGTTTCGGCTTCGTGGAATGCGGCTCGGTCACGCCCCTGCCCCAGCCGGGCAATCCGAAGCCGCGCCTGTTCCGGCTGACCGAGGACCGGGCCATCATCAACCGGATGGGGTTCAACAACGCGGGCCTCGAGACCTTCGCCGGTCACCTGCGGGCCCGTCCGTCGGCCACCGTCGTCGGGGCCAATCTGGGGGCCAACAAGGACAGCGAGGACCGGGCCGCCGACTACGTCACCGGCCTGCGCCGCCTCACCGGCCTCGCCGACTATTTCACGGTCAACATCTCCTCGCCCAACACGCCGGGCCTGCGCGCACTGCAGGGCCGTGACGCCCTGGACGACCTGCTGGGCCGGGTGGCCGAGGCGCGGACCACGGCGGCCCCGGTCTTCCTCAAGATCGCGCCCGACCTGACCGCCGCAGAGATCGCCATGATCGTGGAGGCGGCCCTCGCCCACCGCGTCGACGCCCTGATCGTGTCCAACACCACGCTTGACCGGCCCGACGGCCTGCGGTCGTCCGACAGGACCGAGGCCGGCGGCCTGTCCGGCGACCCGCTGAAGGCCCGCGCCCTGACCGCGCTTCGCGACGCGGCCGCGGTCGCCGCGGGCCGCATTCCCCTGATCGGCGTGGGCGGCATCGCCTCGGGTCAGGACGCCTGGGACCGTATCCGGGCCGGGGCCTCGGCCATCCAGATCTATTCGGCCCTGATCTACGAGGGCCCTAGTCTGGTCGGCCGGATCAAGCGCGATCTGGTCGCCCGTCTGCGCGCCGAAGGTTTTTCCTCCGTCTCGGACGCCGTTGGCGCTTCGCGTTGA
- a CDS encoding SixA phosphatase family protein encodes MHRLILMRHAKTERAAASGLDRDRALTPRGLEDAILMGGILADKGLRPDLALVSPAVRTRQTWDAVQEALGDVEVRIEPRLYDASPETIRRLVEDAEEQAGCLLVMAHNPGVHTLAIDYLTESAASPSVMDRMAGGFPTGAAAIFEVDVAGRCAYDGFLTPKAFGGGADE; translated from the coding sequence ATGCACCGCCTGATCCTGATGCGCCATGCCAAGACCGAACGCGCCGCCGCGTCGGGTCTCGACCGCGACCGTGCCCTGACCCCGCGCGGGCTCGAGGACGCGATCCTGATGGGCGGGATTCTCGCCGACAAGGGTCTCCGCCCCGACCTCGCGCTCGTCTCGCCCGCCGTGCGCACGCGCCAGACCTGGGACGCCGTGCAGGAAGCCCTGGGGGACGTCGAGGTACGGATCGAGCCGCGCCTGTACGACGCCTCGCCCGAGACGATCCGCCGTCTGGTCGAGGATGCCGAGGAACAGGCCGGGTGCCTGCTGGTGATGGCGCACAACCCGGGCGTCCACACCCTCGCCATCGACTATCTGACCGAAAGCGCCGCATCGCCCTCGGTCATGGACCGGATGGCCGGCGGATTTCCCACCGGAGCCGCCGCCATCTTCGAAGTCGATGTCGCCGGACGCTGCGCCTACGACGGCTTCCTGACGCCCAAGGCCTTCGGCGGCGGCGCGGACGAATGA
- a CDS encoding NAD(P)-dependent alcohol dehydrogenase: MPIATRAFAATTSTAPLTPYAFTRRDPGADDVAIDIKFAGICHSDLHIVKNDLGNTVYPIVPGHEIAGIVTAVGANVTKFKVGDRVGVGCMVDSCRVCGPCKAGDEQYCVPGMTGTYGAPDKHADQSGETITQGGYADKIVVDQDFVVTIPDSIPLDAAAPLLCAGITTYSPLKHWGIKPGSKVAVIGLGGLGHMAVKQAAAMGAEVTVLSTSDRKKADAERMGARHFLINSDKTAMKAAAEKFDLIINTVSATHEIAGHLQLLAHDGTMVMLGLTTEALPVFAMPLLWRRRSVAGSLIGGIRETQEMLDFCAEHGLASDIEVIAPSQINEAYARLENSDVRYRFVIDMAQL; this comes from the coding sequence ATGCCCATCGCCACCCGCGCCTTCGCCGCCACCACGTCCACCGCGCCGCTGACGCCCTATGCCTTCACGCGCCGCGATCCGGGTGCGGACGATGTGGCCATCGACATCAAGTTCGCGGGCATCTGCCACTCCGACCTGCACATCGTGAAGAACGACCTGGGCAACACGGTCTATCCGATCGTGCCGGGTCACGAGATCGCGGGCATCGTCACGGCGGTCGGCGCGAACGTGACGAAGTTCAAGGTCGGCGACCGGGTCGGCGTCGGCTGCATGGTCGATAGCTGCCGTGTCTGCGGCCCCTGCAAGGCAGGCGACGAACAGTACTGCGTGCCCGGCATGACCGGCACCTATGGCGCGCCCGACAAGCACGCCGACCAGTCCGGCGAGACGATCACCCAGGGCGGCTATGCCGACAAGATCGTGGTGGATCAGGACTTCGTCGTCACCATCCCGGACTCCATTCCTCTGGATGCCGCCGCGCCGCTGCTCTGCGCCGGGATCACCACCTATTCGCCGCTGAAGCACTGGGGCATCAAGCCGGGCTCGAAGGTCGCCGTCATCGGCCTGGGCGGGCTGGGCCATATGGCGGTCAAACAGGCGGCCGCGATGGGGGCCGAGGTCACCGTCCTGTCGACGTCGGACCGCAAGAAGGCCGATGCCGAGCGGATGGGGGCCAGACACTTCCTCATCAACTCCGACAAGACGGCGATGAAGGCGGCGGCCGAAAAGTTCGACCTGATCATCAACACCGTCTCGGCCACGCACGAGATCGCCGGTCACCTGCAGCTGCTGGCCCACGACGGCACCATGGTCATGCTGGGCCTGACGACCGAGGCCCTGCCCGTCTTCGCCATGCCCCTTCTGTGGCGTCGCCGTTCGGTCGCCGGTTCGCTGATCGGCGGGATCCGCGAGACCCAGGAGATGCTGGACTTCTGCGCCGAGCACGGCCTGGCCTCCGACATCGAGGTCATCGCGCCTTCGCAGATCAACGAGGCCTATGCGCGGCTGGAGAACTCCGACGTCCGCTACCGCTTCGTCATCGACATGGCGCAGCTCTAG